A stretch of the Rodentibacter haemolyticus genome encodes the following:
- the pstA gene encoding phosphate ABC transporter permease PstA codes for MNRSLYTRRRWTNRVYLALAWVMMGFGLFWLGWIFYTLLAYGLDGFGLHLFKADTLPPGAEGGLRNAIWGSLLITLFGLFIGTPIGILTGIYLAEFGRYSKIATITRFMNDILLSAPSIVIGLFIYGIFVVKQGHFSGWAGSLALSLLVIPVVVRTTENMLKLVPNSLREAAYALGTPKWKMVSMVTLKAAKTGVLTGILLAFARISGETAPLLFTALNNQFFSSDMDQPIANLPNVIYQFAMSPYKDWQSLAWAGALLIACTVLFANIGARILGRQKD; via the coding sequence ATGAATCGTTCATTATATACACGCCGCCGTTGGACCAACCGTGTTTATTTAGCCTTAGCTTGGGTGATGATGGGGTTCGGATTATTTTGGCTGGGATGGATTTTTTATACATTATTGGCTTATGGTCTTGATGGATTCGGACTTCATCTCTTTAAAGCAGATACTCTTCCGCCGGGAGCTGAAGGCGGTTTACGTAACGCTATTTGGGGAAGTTTACTTATTACTTTATTCGGTTTATTTATCGGTACGCCGATAGGTATTTTAACCGGGATATATCTGGCTGAATTTGGGCGCTATAGCAAGATTGCCACTATCACGCGATTTATGAATGATATTTTGCTTTCTGCGCCTTCAATTGTTATCGGTTTATTTATTTATGGTATTTTTGTCGTTAAGCAAGGCCACTTTTCCGGCTGGGCAGGCTCGTTAGCATTATCATTACTGGTTATCCCTGTGGTGGTACGTACCACGGAAAATATGTTGAAACTGGTTCCTAATAGTTTACGGGAAGCCGCTTATGCTTTGGGTACACCAAAATGGAAAATGGTCTCGATGGTTACATTAAAAGCCGCCAAAACCGGTGTATTGACGGGAATACTCTTGGCATTTGCCCGTATATCGGGAGAAACCGCACCATTACTATTTACTGCCTTGAATAATCAATTTTTTAGCTCGGATATGGACCAACCGATTGCGAATTTACCGAATGTTATTTATCAATTTGCAATGAGTCCTTATAAAGATTGGCAATCATTGGCTTGGGCCGGTGCTTTATTAATCGCTTGTACGGTGTTATTCGCTAATATCGGTGCAAGAATTTTAGGACGTCAAAAAGATTAG
- the pstC gene encoding phosphate ABC transporter permease subunit PstC — MTLSEKLKQQAFIDVLFVNITRFFALLVLISLGGILLSLMVGAYPAMQEFGLAFLASSEWDTVQSQYGALAPIYGTLVTSIIALIIAVPVSFGIAVFLTELCPVVLRRPLSVAIELLAGIPSIIYGMWGLFVFAPIFSDTIQPFMIEHLSHLPFVGALFAGMPMGIGLFPAGLILAIMIIPYIASVMRDVFEVTPTMLKESAYGLGCTRWEVIRHVVLPYTKVGVIGGIILGLGRALGETMAVTFVIGNTFNMSVGLNNSGASITSALANEFAEAVDPMHLSSLLYLGLILFIITFIVLSLSKLMLLRMTRYEGR, encoded by the coding sequence ATGACACTTTCCGAAAAACTAAAGCAGCAAGCCTTTATTGACGTATTGTTTGTCAATATAACCCGCTTTTTTGCTTTGCTCGTATTAATCAGTCTTGGCGGTATTTTACTTTCATTAATGGTTGGAGCCTATCCGGCAATGCAAGAGTTCGGTTTGGCTTTTTTGGCTTCAAGTGAATGGGATACCGTACAAAGTCAATATGGTGCGCTGGCCCCTATTTATGGTACGTTGGTGACGTCAATTATTGCCTTAATTATTGCTGTTCCGGTTAGTTTTGGGATTGCCGTATTTCTGACTGAATTGTGTCCTGTTGTTCTTCGCCGTCCGTTAAGTGTAGCCATTGAATTACTAGCCGGTATTCCTTCAATTATTTACGGTATGTGGGGGCTATTTGTTTTTGCACCTATTTTCTCCGATACAATCCAACCTTTTATGATTGAACATTTAAGCCATCTTCCATTTGTCGGTGCATTGTTTGCCGGAATGCCAATGGGGATAGGGTTATTTCCTGCCGGATTAATTCTTGCCATTATGATTATTCCTTATATCGCTTCTGTTATGAGAGATGTATTTGAAGTAACGCCTACAATGTTAAAGGAGTCTGCCTATGGTTTAGGTTGTACCCGCTGGGAAGTTATTCGTCATGTTGTTTTACCTTATACTAAAGTGGGTGTGATTGGCGGAATTATTCTTGGTTTAGGACGTGCACTAGGCGAGACAATGGCGGTTACTTTTGTGATTGGTAATACATTTAATATGAGCGTCGGTTTAAATAATTCTGGCGCCTCAATTACTTCGGCATTGGCCAATGAATTTGCAGAAGCCGTAGATCCAATGCATCTATCTTCTTTACTTTATCTCGGATTAATTTTATTTATCATCACTTTTATCGTGTTGAGCTTATCAAAATTAATGTTATTAAGAATGACTCGATATGAGGGACGCTAG
- the pstS gene encoding phosphate ABC transporter substrate-binding protein PstS, whose protein sequence is MKKMRYIALTLLSAFAVSQAAQAKTTVTGAGASFPQPIYVQWAMNYKTETGNQVNYQSIGSSGGIKQIISRTVDFGASDSPMKEEDLTKNNLIQFPTVIGGVVPVVNVEGIGPGQLKLTGEILADIYLGKITHWNDGKIRALNPDLNLPDARITTVFRADGSGTSFIFTHYLSQISADWKEKVGAANTVKWPTSANGAAGKGNEGVSIYVGRVKNSIGYVEYAYAKQNKMSYVQLKNSAGHFVQPSQESFAAAANVDWDKAKGFSLVLTNQPGEQAWPLAAATFILIPKESADKQKMETVLNFFDWAYSKGNEQAAKLDYVPLPDKVKNLVRKEWEKTNLR, encoded by the coding sequence ATGAAAAAAATGCGTTATATTGCGCTGACCTTGTTATCAGCTTTTGCAGTAAGTCAAGCGGCTCAAGCCAAAACAACGGTGACAGGTGCAGGGGCTTCTTTTCCTCAACCGATTTATGTGCAATGGGCAATGAATTATAAAACAGAAACCGGAAATCAAGTTAATTATCAATCAATCGGTTCTTCCGGTGGCATTAAACAAATTATTTCCAGAACCGTTGATTTTGGTGCCTCCGATTCTCCAATGAAAGAGGAAGATTTAACCAAAAATAATCTCATTCAATTTCCAACCGTTATCGGCGGGGTCGTGCCTGTTGTGAATGTAGAGGGAATTGGCCCCGGTCAATTGAAGTTAACCGGTGAAATATTAGCTGATATTTATCTAGGCAAGATCACACATTGGAATGATGGAAAAATTCGCGCGCTGAATCCTGATTTAAATTTACCTGATGCCCGCATTACAACCGTATTTCGTGCAGATGGTTCAGGTACCAGCTTCATTTTCACACATTATTTAAGTCAGATTTCTGCGGACTGGAAAGAGAAAGTAGGGGCTGCCAATACCGTAAAATGGCCAACATCAGCCAATGGTGCAGCCGGAAAAGGCAATGAAGGCGTATCAATTTATGTGGGAAGAGTTAAAAACTCAATTGGCTATGTGGAATACGCTTATGCTAAGCAGAATAAAATGTCTTATGTGCAGTTAAAAAATTCGGCAGGGCATTTTGTTCAACCTTCTCAGGAAAGTTTTGCCGCCGCTGCCAATGTTGATTGGGATAAAGCTAAAGGCTTTAGTTTAGTATTGACCAATCAACCGGGTGAGCAAGCTTGGCCGTTGGCTGCTGCGACTTTTATTTTAATTCCGAAAGAAAGTGCGGATAAACAAAAAATGGAAACCGTACTCAATTTCTTTGATTGGGCATACTCAAAAGGAAATGAGCAGGCTGCAAAATTAGATTACGTTCCATTACCGGATAAGGTGAAAAATCTAGTGCGCAAAGAATGGGAAAAGACGAATTTAAGATAG
- a CDS encoding FNR family transcription factor: MKNFVSETKAGRRVQSGGCAIHCQDCSISQLCIPFTLNEHELDQLDNIIERKKPIQKSQVLFKAGDTLNSIYAIRSGTIKSYTISEAGEEQITSFHLPGDLVGFDAITNMQHPSFAQALETAMVCEIPFDVLDDLSGKMPKLRQQIVRLMSSEIKSDQEMILLLSKMNAEERLAAFIHNLSKRYSARGFSAKEFRLTMTRSDIGNYLGLTVETISRLLGRFQKSGVLSVQGKYITINDVNALIELTGINRTKITMMK; this comes from the coding sequence ATGAAAAATTTTGTTTCAGAAACTAAAGCGGGACGCCGGGTTCAATCAGGTGGGTGCGCTATTCACTGCCAAGATTGCAGCATTAGTCAACTTTGTATTCCTTTCACGTTAAATGAACACGAACTTGATCAACTTGATAACATCATTGAACGTAAAAAGCCTATCCAAAAATCACAGGTTCTCTTTAAAGCCGGAGATACATTAAATTCCATTTATGCTATTCGTTCCGGCACAATCAAAAGCTATACCATCAGTGAAGCCGGTGAAGAACAAATAACCTCTTTCCATCTACCGGGTGATCTGGTCGGTTTTGATGCTATTACTAATATGCAACATCCCAGCTTTGCACAAGCTCTGGAAACCGCAATGGTATGTGAAATCCCTTTTGATGTTTTAGATGATCTCTCAGGCAAAATGCCTAAATTACGTCAACAAATTGTTCGCCTAATGAGTAGTGAAATCAAAAGCGATCAAGAAATGATTTTATTACTTTCCAAAATGAATGCCGAGGAACGCCTTGCGGCATTTATCCATAATCTGTCTAAACGCTACTCTGCCCGAGGTTTTTCGGCGAAAGAATTTCGTTTAACCATGACACGCAGTGATATCGGCAATTATCTCGGTCTAACCGTTGAAACCATTAGCCGTCTTTTAGGCCGTTTCCAAAAATCAGGCGTACTTTCCGTACAAGGTAAATATATTA